The genomic window tttctccttcctcctgggCAGACATTTAATGGTCTCAAATTAGTTGGAAGCAGGAGACATGAAAAAATTACTTAAACAGagaaaaactttaaattaaagTGCTTGAGGATATAAACATGAATTGGGAAGAGATGGGAAGAGAGACACAACAttgtctcccctccccacctGAGTCTGGGGGGGCAACCAATGAGATCCACTGAATCTACCTTACAAATTCAGCCCAGGCTGATTGGGAGAGGGGAATGTCATAagcataagaaaaatattttgtaaacttaaGAGTCAGAAGGGAGGTGAGAGAAATTGGAGAACAGAACTGGGGATGGGACCAGCCCTCCCAGAGGAACAAGGAAATACTGTTGGCTTTTCCCCCCAGCCCTTATTCCCAATTCAACTTCAACTCTTTCCATTAAACAGCAGACACAGAAAGCTATACTGTCTTCCCCACATTCCATAGCATCCCAGGAGAGACAGCAGCTACAAGATGAGGACCCCTTCCAGGGGGTTTCCAATTTCTAGGAGTGTTCGAATAGGAAATAGGAATCCAATTTCCCCTACTTGACAGGTTCAACCACCAGGACCTTGCACTCACGCTTGGCAATCTTGTCCAGAGAAAGCATGGCCTTATCTGGAGGCAGGTAGAGGGGACGGCCTACGGGGGAGGCCACAGGAGGTGTTATGGCACGGCGTTCCATCACACTGCCTGACCTAGGGTATACAGCAAGTGATTAGTGGATGAACATGGCTATGGTTCTGGAACTTTCCTAGCACCACTAAGAATTACTTTTCCTGGCTTCATACCTCATGAGGTGGCTTCTAGAAGGCTGCTGGTGGGAGAAGGACTGGGACCGACCCAAACTACCTTGATGTCTCTCCATGAAGTCTCGAACAGCAGGACTGCTAGGACTGCTCTTGCGTGACAAAGGCCGGGCCTCAGGTGGAGGGTGGGATACACTGGCTGTAAACTGCAACTTCAACTTCATGTGCTGACTCAACTACAATAAGGAGACTAGAGAGTTAGCCTCTATACTCCAGGCTCTTATTAGCGCTGAAGAAACCTTGATCTTCCTTCTAGTGGAAGTCTTTTCTTAAGTTCTGATTTCTACCTCTTCAACACTGCAGCTCTCATCTTTTCATCTACTCAAAGCCCCTCTACACCCATCATTGGAGATATCCTATTTCTCCCCCCTACCTCCATTACCCCTACTTACCTCAAAGAGTCCAGCCCTTAGGGCTTGGAAGGCCACACTGAAAGTGAGCGCAGTACCCTTTCTGGAGAACCCAAGATTGTTGAGAGGTGTGTGACAAACGATAGAATCCAAGGCAGCCTGCATAGCCCTGCGCTCTTCTTCACATAGTTGCTTTCCtggttggggaggggggtggaattGTAGAACTTCAAAgacctttcatttttatctttgggtTTATGGCCCTCAGGACCTAAGTTGTCTACCTCTCCTAAATAGGTAAGTCATGAATACCTACCAGTTTGTGCATTCTCTGGGGTCCAGACAAGCCTAACAGCAAGGAAGTCCTGTAAATTGTTGAGCAGTGTATAGGTAACAGTAAAAGGCTCATGTACTCGCACAGGGGATTTACATGAGGCAGTCATTACAAAACATGGACGGTCTAAGCGGATGCTAGGTAGTCTGAggtaaagaaatcagaaagagcATATAGTGAGATAAAGTGAGGTCTACAGATACATAAGGTTGAACCTACTACACATGGAGAATTTGAGAAGTGGAGCACACTTACCGATAGTGAGTGTAGATGCTCTGGGTGAATGGTAATTTAGGTGTGGACCACTGAACTATAGCAACCAGAGATACCTCAAGGCCCTATGAATGGGAAAGTAgaacaggcattttttttttttagagaaccttctcttcattattttttctaaacaATCATCTTTCACATCCCAATCTTTTACACACTATCTTCCATGCTTACCTCCTGGCCCTTTGAAGGGGGTTGTTCACCTGTCCTCAGTTGGAATAGGAAGTTATGTTCTTCCAAAGCACTAAGGGGGCATGGGAAGCAGCCAGAGGAACCAGGGAGACGACAAAAGGAACCCATGGAGACCTCCCCAGACTGGTGACTAattcaggaagaaaaaggaatagggTATGAACTCCCTATAGGAGACCCTTCCAAATCCCTACCCTGTCCCTCCCACTTGTTTCCTTCCTCTCAGTCTCACCAGACGTTGTCCACCAACAGCACAGAACCATCGGGCATGACGGGCAGATAACTGGCATTGAAGTTTGGGAGGATGCGGATGTCCCAGATAGAAATTTCCTCTTGTGAGGAACTATTCAGCACTGTAAGAGTTAACTGGATGGTTGAGGTTCAGGACACCTGGATCCCAATCTTATACCCCAAGAACTCCACTCGAATCCCCTTAATCATTCAGGCCCCCTAAAGCATGCCTCCCTATGGAACACAGGCAGCCAGTCTGCTCACCCTTGAGCACTGTCAGGTGTTTTCCAGCCACAGTCATCTGCCGACATTTCAGAACAGGAGGGGGCAGTAGGGTCAACAGTGTGCTCACTGTAAGAGTGGAAGGAAGAGTGGATTCCTTGTTGTTAATCCTTGTGGCTTCACCTCCTCCTCAGCATAAAGTCCCATCCCAAGTTAGGTCATTTTCCCCAGCCAGGTAATTTAAGTCATATCCCATCCATCCCAAACTCCCTGGCAAACTACTGAAATCCGTGTGCCCCCTTCCCCCAGCATGGCTCTGAACTCCACACCTTGGGCTTTGAATGCATTTTGCTCCCCTCGAAATGTCTCCCCAGGAGCCCGGGTCTGCAGCAATCTCAGGTAGCCGTGATCTCTGACCTCCGCGGTCTCAACCTCCCTTTTCCACACAGTCACTACAATCTGTttgagggagagacagacagatagactcCTGGGGAGGGCAGAGTTTGTTGGGTGGGCCACAGCACCCTTCCCATCTCACCTTGGCTTTAAGTGTGCCTGGGGGTAGTTTGTCCAGTGAAATGGTGAGCGGAAAGATGACTTCATCTGTGGACACAATTGGTTCTTCCATGGGCAACTGAGGGGGCGAGTCAGAGAGGTGAGCGAGGCGGCGGGAGGCCTCCCCTGGGCAGTCTGGTGCCCCCCTCCCCGATGCGCGGCGCCCGCGCCGGGCCTCTCCCGCAGCTCCTGCCTTCCCGCAAACCCGAGCGTTTACCTCGTGGGCACCCGTCCCCCCGCTCCTCACCATGGTGGTTCCCCGGCCGGTGGCAGGGCCCGGGCCATGGGTGAGGAGGGGGCTGCAGTCCGAGAACAGCCCCGCGTCCCCGGGGGCCTGGCCGCTCGGCTCTCCGGGCCCCGGGCCTCCACTTCCGGCGCTGACCGAGGCCAGGGCCACCAGGGCCGCGGCCAGCTCGGCCCAGGCGCCCCCGGGCACCGGCCCGCCCCCGGCGCCCGCTTCGGCGCCCGCCCGGCAGCGCAGCACCAGCAGGAAGCGCACCGTCTCCCCCAGGTAAAGATGGTTCCTCCGCGGCAGCGCCCGGTAGCGGCCGGGGTCTCCGGCCAGCTCCGCCCGGGGGGGCAGCGGCACCGCGGGGAAGTACATGGAGTAGTCGCACTGGGACTCCATGGGCCGGGCGTGGGGGCGCCCCGGGGCCCGAGGCCCAAGACCGCGCCCCTGCGGGGAGAGGGCTGGGGCCCGGGAGGCGGGCCGGAGCGGGGGCCGAGAGGGCGGCGGCCCCGGGAGCCGGCCCTGGGCGAGGGAGGCCCGCCCGGGACTGAACCTGGAACCCCGGCGAGGCGGGGCCGGAACCCGGCAGGGGCGGGAGGAGCGGAAGAGGCCGGAAGTGACCCGGGGGGCGGGGCTTGGGGTGACCCCGACTCTGTTGGGGAAGACCCGGAGGAAAGCCCCGGGGGCTCGTAGAGCCCGTCCGACCCACGGGCGGCGCCTACACTGGTGGGGCGGGGGTGGCCCTGGACCCGATGGTCACCTTTCCCCAGTTTGCGGAACTCCCTCGGGCTGTGCAGCTCGCCATTGTACACGTCACGGCAGTGCCCTGCGGGgcttagtgacttgtccagggtctcacggCTAGACTCTAGCAGAACTGTTCTGTGCTGGGCTCCCTCTCACTTCATATATTCAACGGGGGAAAAACGCAAGACCCTAATGAGGTTGTGAAACAAATGACACGTTAAATGTGTTATCAGCTCTCCTTATTTCGGGGCATTCTACCCCCCCAAGTTTATGCATAAATTATCACTTCAGCCTGAAAGTAAATTTCTGAGTTTATTTTATGGGAGTCCACCACTTTTAACCTTTTGACCCCTCCGGGGAGTTGAAAGTTTCTACATGGAGCCTGCCATGGAGCTTGAAAAGGAAGCAGGTTAGGTAGGAGGTGATAAGGGACAGATTTCCGGGACCCACCGGGGAATGGAGAAGAGTTGGGGCCTTGGAGGCAGTGTGGCCTTGTTTGGCACCTGCTCCCAAGAAGCTGCAGGATCTGCAGCAGTAGATTGCTTTGTTCCTTGCCAGATCTTTTATGGTTAGTTTCTATAGATCCCCCTTCCAGTTTCAACTGCCCTTGGGGTCTGAGTTTGTGGTATTAAGAGGGTGGGAAGGTGCCTCAGCGGCTTTGGGGAACTGTTTGGCATCCAGCTTGTCTTTATACTGCAATTCTGGGGTAGCAAGACGCTCACACTCTTTATGGTCTTGGGGGCTCAGCCCCTTCTTCAGCACATAGCCCAGAATACCCCGGGCCCCAAACTGGAAAGGACGAAGCTGGAGGTTAGCTATTTGGCTAGGGTTCACAGCTCCTCCCCCCAAAAGGCAGTGGGATGCCAATGCTGACCTACGGGCTCGAAGTTTGGCTACTGCTGAAGCAAGTCTCACCCTCCCATAACGGTCTGCTCGGTCCCATAGGCTGTGATTGAAGTGAACATAGAGAGCCCAATCTAGGTTGTTCCAGGCTCTAGCCCTAGCGGCCAATTGCTTATCCTTGATTCCACCATTATCTTTGACTACTTTGTGACCTTCGACACTCTTCATACCAGTAGCCTGGGCATTGTGTACAAAGCCTACCACATCATCCAGGCCCCAACACAGGGCATCTGCCAGAAGCACTAGTGACTCATCAAAGTATTCTGCCACTAAGACTAGGTCAAAAGTTGAGTCTAGCCAGGCTAGAGCCCATTGTATGAAGGATGAAGACACTGAATCTGTTATAGAAGCAGGACTGATGATGGACTTGGAGTGGCCAGCTGATTGGACATGGAATGTAGGATGGAAAGGAGGCTTAATGAGGGAGTTGGGATCAAATTTTGAGGGCTGGAATACAGAGCGAGATGGCCAAATATATATATCTGAAGACTGGGTTCTTTTGAGGGGTTTGGGATGCTTCTTCATTGCCCTCATTTCTCGGGGAAGAGGGAGCCCAAAATCAAACCAGAGCAAGTTTCTGGCATAGTGGTCCCCACGGCCTCCTGGCCTATAGAAGGCTCGTGGTGAAGTCAGGAAAGCAGCCAGAGATGGTGCTGCACGGAAAGCAGATGATACAGATTTGTAGTAGGAGAAAGCAGAAATTGCCAGTGCTGCAGGATCTCGGACGATGGAGAAGAAGAAACTGTCAGGGGGCATGACCCGGAGTACCTATGGGACATAAAAGAAatgtggggagaaaaaaaatgggaggtCAGGAAAGAAATAGGATATAATTCTAGCACCTCAGTGTCACCATTGTTTCCTTGCTCAGCAATTGTAGTAATACAAGAGCCCCCTAACAGGTCTTTTTACCCTGATCTCTCACACCATCTTACATAGCACAGCCAGATTAATCTTCCTTATATCAccactttgaaatatttttctgttcAAAAACTGTCATTGACTTCTCAATGACctaataaaaaaatctaacaCCACAGCATGGTATCAAAGACTCTACCATTTGACCACTACCTGTTTGTTCATCCCTATGTTCTACTACATATATCTTAAActacaaattagaaattagattGTGAGTTATATCCTGAATTTGCTTCACTCCTCCCAtctcttcacccccccccccagtgtctTTGTTTCTGCCATTCATTCCCTTTACCTACAGTATTCTCCCTCAAGGCTTTACCTATTATAATCCTAATTTATCATTCAAAGCACAGGTAGTGAACACCTCAAGTCAAAAATAATTCCTTCCTTTGACAATATCACTTTGTAAGAAATGCATAACATACTATTTTTTGCAGACATCTCAATTAACAAGGCCTCTGGGGAGAAAActagtttaaaaaaagtatagaGTGGGgaccgctaggtggcgcagtggataaagcaccagccctggagtcaggagtacctgggttcaaattcggtcttagacacctaataattacctagttgtgtagccttgggcaagccatttaactccattgccttgcaaaatccttaaaaaaaatgtatagcgTGATAGAAAGTTCTGACTTCAAGACTAGTTTGGTGACTGAAAAAGCTAAGAAAGAAGGAGTGTACTCTCAGTTACAGGTATCTCAAGGATGGATGAGCCAAAACCATATCTGCTGAGAGTTGGGCCTCTCTCCAGGGTCTCAAAATGGTTAAATTACCTGGGAGTAATAATACAGTGCATTACCTTGGAGAAGTTGGCTAAGATACAACCTCAGAGACactaaaaaagtaatttattgaCCTTTTtccacctctgcttccccatcccccacactTTGCAATCTAGCTAAACTGGCCTTCTTAGAGTATTTCTGTGTCAGGCTGTCTTCCATGccacttcctcctttcttattttttattgcttcattttatccctttcttcctttaagatgcagtcattttctacaggaaacctttcctgaccATCCATCTTGCTATTGCTCTCTCCCtcgccccccccccaactacctcatatttattttgtgtataattATGATAATATCTGACATttgggtagctaagtggtacagtggatagaatgccgaGCATCTTTCAAAGTTtggatttgacttcagacatttagctatgtgatcctgggcaagccataTAACCCaacttgcttcagttttctcagctgtaaaatgaactcctttgccaaggaaacaacatgactggaaaaaataagtgtgaatctaacatttctattattactatgtgttaggcattgtgctaaatgctttattcatatcattttaaatatatcatttgaccctcacaacaattctgagataaatacaattattttcccctttatacagatgtgaggaaacagacaaaacagaggttaggtgatgcccagggtcaaatagataataagtgtctgaggccagatttgaaccagagtgtttctgactccaggttagTTTATACTGccagtttattaattttatgtttatgccacaaatattttaatatgtactTGTCCCTCTCATTATATATAACCTCATTGATTCCTTGAAGGTAAGGGACCACATCTTACCTATTGAATGGTAAAAGTTATAGTATAGTACATTAGCACAGTATATCACATCCTGTCAAAGGCCCTAATAAAGATTAATTGAGTGAGtgaagaaatgaatgttaaattccTGAAGGTAACCCAAGAACACCCCATACTGCTCTTTGTAAATAGTAGGCTATCAGAATATATTTCAGCCATCCACCAGGGTGGTCATATCTCTAACCTCACCATCACTTTTAACTTTATGTCCAGAATTTTCCTCAAACTATAATTGTCtatttgttcttcctctttttatttctctcaaaatTGACAGGAATTCCTAAGCTCCTTcaaatctttcttattttctagTTTGGAGAAACAGCCCCTATGGAGAAGGAGACCCAGTCATCATCAATATGCTATGGAAGCAGCATGTATGAGGCACGTCAAACTATAACCACCTTGACTACTTTCTTCCTCAGATCCTGATGAAGACAGCTCAAGACCCTGTGTCCAAGAGACTTTGGAATAGCAGAATACTCTACAAAACACCAGATCTGCTTCAAGCTCATTGTCCATAGTCATCCCTGAAGGGAGAAGTCATGGTGGAGAAGGGGACCCAAGACCCAATTATGATAATCTCTAGTGACAGTGCTGTCCAACTGCCACCAACAGTCCAACTGGCCTAGGAGCCCAGGTAATGACAGCACCTCCCAAAAGGAAAGTCCCACTTTTAGCTTAGCTCTCTCAGTCATCATCCAGGGAAGCAACTCTTTGTAGAGATAGGGAACCACTTGAATCAACTGCTAAACTGCACCAACTTCAGGACAGGGATTCTGGcactcagagagagacagagaggaggcaGAATGAATCGGGCAACTCAGATCATCACCACTACTACCCCCCTTGATCTTTGATTTCCCTTCAAATTCTGATAAACCCAAGAACCTTGGAAATAGCAATACTGCCATGTATATTCTTTCCCAAAAACTCTGATTTTGCATATGTCACCTCCTTCACTGGTGTTGGAAAGACAGAAGAGTTGAACTTTAAGCCAGATGCTATTTATTTCTAGCTCTTATGACCTTAAACAAATTTTTTCTGTTCTCCGGTTCTAATGCCTATCTTCTTCTTTGCCATCAGTTTGTCTCTAGAACATCTTGTAAAGCTCTTCTCCTTCAgaaaaatttttctcctttgcctGCATTCTCTTAACATCTACTTCCTCTTTTTACTGTCATTCTTTATCCTAAGCCCTTTTCCTGTGTGTCATGTGAGGACTGCTTCCTTACCTTCTACCCACTCTCCTAAAATGGATTTAGGACACAAGGAATCACCGAGGACATGGCAGAAATAGTTGAGAAAAAAACACATCAGGAGGCAATGAATGATTTGAAGGTCTAAgccagagggaaagggagaaaagggatatAATATAAAGAGAGGTATGAGGTAACCAGTTGGAAtatggggaaggaaaagagatctTAGAGGATCTGGAGAGAGGAGACAAGGAATGAGGAGATCTTAAGGTAAAAGCACAcatgaaatttcttttcttttttttttaaaggttttttaaggcaaatggggttaagtggcttgcccaaggccacacagctaggtaattattaagtgactgagacctaatttgaacccaggtactcctgactccagggcctgtgctttatccactgcgccacctagccacccccatgaaaTTTCTAAAGGGAGAACCAGGTGAAGGTGGAGTGTCAGAACTTGACTTGAAGCAACTaatataaggaaggaaagaagcaatgGGTAAAGAGACAATCCTTTTGCTTCCATTCCCACTCCCTCCAATTAGGATAACCAGTCTTACCTCTGGTAAGTTGAATCTCATGTGGTGACAAAGGATGTGGAAAGCAGGCTGGGGTCCCCCACCATGGGGGTGGAAACCTTTGACTGAAGTAGCCTGGAAGGACTTCGGGTACCCAAACTGGTATTGAATAGGGAGAGCAAAACGCAAGCTGTGCCGGTCCCCATACTGATGGAGAAGGCTTAGTATAGAACTGCTCCCAGATTTATGTGTCTTTAGAAATACAAGCTGCTGCTGAGGATGACAGGAGGGGGCCAAAGAAGAGCCAGGGGAGCCAGAGGTAGAGACCCACAGTTGGGAAAAATATAGCCCAGGAGGcctagagaaaggggaaaaaaagagagaggatacCTTGAACATATTTGATACATAcacaatatttattgattttattttatttagagaaGGGTCAGGGAGAGCATGAGATTTTTCCCTGTTTAGTATAATGGTAATCCCTGTTATACTAAAGCCTTTTCCTTGCATCCAGAGGGCTCAAACTGAAAGGGTAATAATGGGGTCTGGAGCCAGTAATAAAGGGGTATTGGGACTTGGGAGTAGGGAGAGCTCACCTCCTTTGGAAGGGCCATTGCCAAATCTGGAGTATTAATCCAATGGTCATGAAGACTATCAAA from Macrotis lagotis isolate mMagLag1 chromosome 2, bilby.v1.9.chrom.fasta, whole genome shotgun sequence includes these protein-coding regions:
- the GAL3ST4 gene encoding galactose-3-O-sulfotransferase 4, with the translated sequence MMRLWFWGSRSLWVALIVFMTIGLILQIWQWPFQRRPPGLYFSQLWVSTSGSPGSSLAPSCHPQQQLVFLKTHKSGSSSILSLLHQYGDRHSLRFALPIQYQFGYPKSFQATSVKGFHPHGGGPQPAFHILCHHMRFNLPEVLRVMPPDSFFFSIVRDPAALAISAFSYYKSVSSAFRAAPSLAAFLTSPRAFYRPGGRGDHYARNLLWFDFGLPLPREMRAMKKHPKPLKRTQSSDIYIWPSRSVFQPSKFDPNSLIKPPFHPTFHVQSAGHSKSIISPASITDSVSSSFIQWALAWLDSTFDLVLVAEYFDESLVLLADALCWGLDDVVGFVHNAQATGMKSVEGHKVVKDNGGIKDKQLAARARAWNNLDWALYVHFNHSLWDRADRYGRVRLASAVAKLRARRSALASHCLLGGGAVNPSQIANLQLRPFQFGARGILGYVLKKGLSPQDHKECERLATPELQYKDKLDAKQFPKAAEAPSHPLNTTNSDPKGS
- the TRAPPC14 gene encoding trafficking protein particle complex subunit 14 isoform X2, which encodes MESQCDYSMYFPAVPLPPRAELAGDPGRYRALPRRNHLYLGETVRFLLVLRCRAGAEAGAGGGPVPGGAWAELAAALVALASVSAGSGGPGPGEPSGQAPGDAGLFSDCSPLLTHGPGPATGRGTTMLPMEEPIVSTDEVIFPLTISLDKLPPGTLKAKIVVTVWKREVETAEVRDHGYLRLLQTRAPGETFRGEQNAFKAQVSTLLTLLPPPVLKCRQMTVAGKHLTVLKVLNSSSQEEISIWDIRILPNFNASYLPVMPDGSVLLVDNVCHQSGEVSMGSFCRLPGSSGCFPCPLSALEEHNFLFQLRTGEQPPSKGQEGLEVSLVAIVQWSTPKLPFTQSIYTHYRLPSIRLDRPCFVMTASCKSPVRVHEPFTVTYTLLNNLQDFLAVRLVWTPENAQTGKQLCEEERRAMQAALDSIVCHTPLNNLGFSRKGTALTFSVAFQALRAGLFELSQHMKLKLQFTASVSHPPPEARPLSRKSSPSSPAVRDFMERHQGSLGRSQSFSHQQPSRSHLMRSGSVMERRAITPPVASPVGRPLYLPPDKAMLSLDKIAKRECKVLVVEPVK
- the TRAPPC14 gene encoding trafficking protein particle complex subunit 14 isoform X1 encodes the protein MESQCDYSMYFPAVPLPPRAELAGDPGRYRALPRRNHLYLGETVRFLLVLRCRAGAEAGAGGGPVPGGAWAELAAALVALASVSAGSGGPGPGEPSGQAPGDAGLFSDCSPLLTHGPGPATGRGTTMVRSGGTGAHELPMEEPIVSTDEVIFPLTISLDKLPPGTLKAKIVVTVWKREVETAEVRDHGYLRLLQTRAPGETFRGEQNAFKAQVSTLLTLLPPPVLKCRQMTVAGKHLTVLKVLNSSSQEEISIWDIRILPNFNASYLPVMPDGSVLLVDNVCHQSGEVSMGSFCRLPGSSGCFPCPLSALEEHNFLFQLRTGEQPPSKGQEGLEVSLVAIVQWSTPKLPFTQSIYTHYRLPSIRLDRPCFVMTASCKSPVRVHEPFTVTYTLLNNLQDFLAVRLVWTPENAQTGKQLCEEERRAMQAALDSIVCHTPLNNLGFSRKGTALTFSVAFQALRAGLFELSQHMKLKLQFTASVSHPPPEARPLSRKSSPSSPAVRDFMERHQGSLGRSQSFSHQQPSRSHLMRSGSVMERRAITPPVASPVGRPLYLPPDKAMLSLDKIAKRECKVLVVEPVK